ggtcccgtgttcgaatcccacggaaggcatgctgtgcagctagtttggctggcaggtgctgggggggggattgttgggtccaggtgggccagcatcctgcctgcaggtagcattcgaaacggggcgctgtctgctacgctataagaaataacgttgcgccctcactaacaccaattggttttggcgtagtggtaagcgcgtgatcctacagggttgggcttgaaagaaaacaaaccctagcccaagagagggagagaggggacgcgggctatgtagggtcttgggagggaaagggtttcttttcacactattctgaagaaagaaaccttgaacacttctgaaacacgtaaaacagaggagaaagagtgagagaaactttccccttgcaccctagccgtcaccgtcccaagccccaccaccgtcgacgtgttcgcGCAAGGGAGAGAAGGAGTTTGCgagtgagagggagagaggaaggtcacgcgtgggagaagaggagagaaaccagaaccttgctcttcactttcatcttttcttcaagcctaaggacaaaggtaagggctggttctaggaatgggtaggttctttagggaatatgccatgaattgccatgagaaacaacttgagttatggactgtttttgcatgatttcctgtacatgcttgcttgctggaatttttctcttgaaaagccatgaatatgatcctcaaacgttgtttatgatctgaatctatgattttatgcgagttgccatggtatttgttaagttttgtgctattttacacttgttataacatgatccttgctaaatgtttggttctgaaattttgagtagatatttgggttgttggggctgtaccaagattgccatgatcaaaggggaaggaaggaaaattatttttgaaaaccatagagccatgggagtttcgctgccagtttcctgtactggacagcggacttcagagcccctttttacctgtttatggtcatcaaatgaaaaattgattaaaatgaaagttgtagattttcgaaatatctttccagacatataaaaatcataatttttggtttagtaatgtgatctgggggtcgtgtttagtaactgtcacacctgctgtcttcctgttccggacagttagctttaaggcctaatatcacctaattctgggactcaaatgaacaagtgtgtaactagagagttgtagatatttaaaatagctttctagaaaggtatcatacgtgatttttggttgaaagatgcattctgtggctctatttttgtgaaagttgtttctgctgtcaatatgttgaagttgcgatgatatattatgcatgagtgaatgttcttgcgttcctttacgtggattatatttattttctgagttaatggttcaagggtcgctcacctagccgtaattcccttgtaacccgtgaatgttgtgttgtgaaggttgttgtataaagagtatgataagactctaggattgattttagagacttaacaaagagaaaagtgtaataaactcgcttgcaagtaaatgtgaataattggacataggtctggtgaggactatggaccatgagaacgatggtaccttgcacgcgagggtgttttgtgggttgtacggtgagtccccacgtgattggctgactgcggtcgccttgtgattctgtggacggacggtgagtctggcggacggtgagtccccccacatgattgagggttgtacggtgagtcccctccgagatttgttcatctgcggatgatcgtgattatggccatggaagttttggtgggttgtgtgaagtgagattccgttagtaactgactctttcccataaaagacatataatgtacttatattatatatgttgttgttgattttgtcattatcattcttttgttggacctgaccctgcttgtttgctatgtgtttatttgggggggtagatggtcgtgaagataatggcgatgactcattcttgggagttgatgctacgtgacgtgccaatactggaggacgactacacttcagaggaagaggaagaggctaaggaatagggtttgggttgagagtcttttgttttctgttggggttgagagtttccgaagtgttggtatcaaacaattttattgcttaaattcgaatgaacaagttttgatgtaatctttattttcattcaggcctttgtttcgtactctttacagttggttatttaaaaagttttacgaagttggttacttccgcgtgttttttggaaaggttatgtttcaagagtttttgtaaaatgaaaggtttgtcattaattgaagattaataagtgaatcgacgaaaactctttacgaaaattggttaattagttactgtgtaacactcgagaaatcggggcgttacattgtggtatcagagctgcggttgagaaaccagagcactaagggttttgggcttacgagtttccgaactcgttgatgttttgttttttttttgataaagatgtttttggagcttcgcggtgagattgggtagacttgtgtgctaagatgtATGCGTGGCTGTGATTGTCTGaatagtatcattgccgtgatacttgggATAGATTACTTATTGTATacttagatatttttttttttgttaatttgagGGCACTGACATTGAGTTGTGGTTCTATTTCAAAGCAGGATTTCTATCATGCCTCCGAGACAGGACCCAACCAATGCTCAGCTTGCTCAAGCAATGGCCCAGCTGGCTCAGGTGATGACCCAGCAGGCTGCCACTGCTGCTGCTCAGGCCACGGCACAGCTTCAACGGGAAGCTGAAGAGAACACCCGGAGAGCTGAGGAGGATGCCAGAAGGGCACAACGGGCTGAGAGGGAGCTGGCACAGGACCGGATCCGCATGAGAACTGATTTCAATCGTCATGGACCACCTAACTTCCAAGGCGAAGTGGAGCCCGAGAAAGCTGATCTTTGGATTCAGGAAATGGAGAAAATCTTTGAGGCTCTCCATACACCTGACGTTGAGAAGGTAAATCTGGCGACCTTTATGCTGAAGGGtgacgctgagtactggtggcgGAGCGCCAAACAGCTGATGACTGCCAACAATGTGGCCATCACATGGGAGTCCTTCAAAAGGGCTTTCATGGAGAAGTACTTTCCGGAGACTGCCAGGGAAGACATGGAGAATCAATTCCTCAACCTGAGACAGGGGCTAATGACCGTGGGGGAATATGCTGCAAGACTGGAGACCCTGTCCAAACACTTTCGCTTTTTCCAAGTACGAGTGGATGAAGCGTACCTATGCAACCGATTCATGAGGGGTTTGAGGAATGACATTGAGGAGtctgtgaggccattgggaatcaGAGTCTTCCaacaattggtggagaaagctcgTGAAGTGGAGTCGATGAAGAATCGTCAGAGGGGCAAGTATGACAGTGGAGGTCCGATCCGTTCTGGACAGAGGCCGACCGGACGGTTTGAGGGACAGAGACAAGCTGGTAGGTTTGACAGGGGCAAGGCTCCGATGAGGAAACCTTACCAACGCCCTACTGATAGGGTGCCTTTTGCTGGAAGGAATGTGGTACGTGCTCCTAAGGACGATGTCGTCTGTTACAAGTGCAACCAGAAGGGACACTATTCAAATGAATGTGGGAAGGAGTATGTGTGCTGGAAGTGCCAGAAACCAGGGCATGTTGAGAGAGACTGTCCTGATGCTGCTAAGGCCGAGCCAGTGCTGAATGCTGCCAGGGGAAAGCGACCTTCTGCTCCAGGTCGTGTGTTTGCAATGTCTGGGGAACAAGCTGCTGTGACTGATGACCTTATCTAGGGTACGTGTGTTATCGCTGAAACTTCTTTAATGGTGTTATTTGACTCTGGTGCTACACACTCATTCATTGCTGAGGAGTGTGTGAAAAAGTTAGGATTGCTAACTGCTGATTTACCATTCGATTTGGTGGTGACGACCCCTGCCGCAGATCGATTAGTTACGCGCACGGCATGCTTGCAATGCCCGTTGATTTATGAGGATCGGAAGTTCTTTGCGAACCTCGTCTGTTTGgggcttaaagagctcgatgtgattctggggatggactggttggcaCAATATCACGttctgttggattgtgctaataaggCCGTAGTATTTCCGGATTCTGGCGTTACGGATTACTTGAATTCGTACAACTTGGGAAAGGGTTCACCAGCATTTGTAAACTCTATCGTAGCTGAGGCGAAGAACGACGGCGACGTACGCAACATTTTGGTGGTGTAAGAttttgtggaacaacgtcttgacactcatgaatccatgctgattgagacaacgtcttgacactcatgaatccatgctgattgagatgaagcaaatgatgatggaacttctgcgacgcactgacaaaccttagtttaggatctcttctttttctttctttttgtttaacgttattttattcaaactctgtttcctttttatttacttattctattctatttgtttgtgattatatatgcatatccttatatatatttgtgtcacatatgtttgcaaaaatctcgttttattcataattgttttgtgtttacaacatatttctttacatcatataaatctagaatggaggatccctcctcattcttctgcactcctggcgctgctctgacctatccttctccagacgatccagtacatgctggatgttgttgagcctgatctttagctcatccctctccagaatctcttctgaagtcttgagcttttcttccaaactctctttctcttccagcagcttgagttcaagccggctgagttcttgcacctcctccacgaaggcaagaaattccttcagatctctctccaactctggacgcaggtcctcttccagcagtgtccgtgtcagctccgcgatggtcgttgcaccctctggatgcctgatgttcaggaacaagtcctcttcaaaggccttcttcctcagctcttctagtgctacgttgtatgatgccatttttttctgaaaattattcgaggtgtgaagcttacctttctctccaacgctttttataggcttcactttctctctgaaagttaatgctcttacagtttctcgaggttaagttcttggtaactgacccttctatttactcacttgaccggtggtaaacgttcatcccttgcattaactcttctatttattttcgcctaactctgattcttacatcgttttcattttcttttaaacttagaccttctctaagggggagtaccttgtacttcaagctaagtttttcacaccccaagctttttgcttatgacaaaaagggggagtaaacccagtttttgatgtgtaagatgtgttagtgtgatttatttttcttttggagaatttaagagttccaccttcatgaccatagatgtgtcactgggcaaatacaaggaatacatttcacttcttctgaagtgattctaagttgactctgatacccaagactctgataccttgtccatgactctgatcacttatgcgctctgattattcgtttttcatctatgtcataagtttttcactctgaactcttacatcatttagctcagaatctagactttactaacgttttcatcaagtattagattcagggggagctaaactcagaatcaagcagtgacttgaattcagaatgagcaagataaactattcacatcaggataagtcttattctatatctctaaactctgagtgaattcagtttaatgtttaagaattgttcatcaaaaatcttagttttgtcatcatcaaaaagggggagattgtaagatcaagttttgatctagtagtacaactctatgttttgatgattacaagttaaccttttgatatgaacaattgtggtactctaacgtgtttttctgagtgtgctatttacaggctctgacctcaactcaatctcacacaaatcagaagcactgtgtataaagagtgacccaagcaacgctttcgcattcaccatgttcagtatgaacagtggaaaagcttcagaagttctgaagctatacaaactctgatgtggactcagtcgctagaagctctgaagatccagaagttctgataaccaagaaacactgaaggttcagatgttctgatggtgtagaagactctgaagatccataaactgaatagtggaaactctgaagtccagaagcaagaaactctgaaggccatgttcttccctctgagttcagaatcagaagatacaatggtcagaggatctgtgttttccctctgactctgatcaaccggcttcacaagttccaatatgaagtattcccctgatcagaagtctcctaggttaaaaggtcaagtcgctatccaagtacaaaagcaagtgtaccctcctgacgacctacctaacgttctcagccacagcagaagctggattttccagaactgccctccaacggtagcatttcccatgcaacgctcaaccctaatccttggagtatatatagaggctgaagattgaaagaagcggctagaagaaatacacacgcgcaagacattcaaaatattctaagctttctttcatctgaaattcattgtgtttactattagctttttagaagcaaatctcttgtaaacaattctttgataaacagtttgtttagttcctttaggagatcaaggttgatcggatcctagagaagactaagagagtgaatcttagtggtgattcctttaggagatcaaggttgatcggatcctagagaagactaagagagtgaatcttagtgtgagctaagtcagtgtaattgttagtcacttgtaggtttcaagtgcagttgtaactcttacctgattagtggattgccttcattctaagaaggaagaaatcaccttaacgggtggactggagtagcttgagtgatttatcaagtgaaccaggataaaatccttgtgtgcttttctatctcttatctttagcacttaagttctcaaaagatttgtcaaaatctttaaggtggtagttttgtactgaaaacgttattcaaacccccccctttctaccgtttttcataccttcaattggtatcagagcgcaagttctgattaccacacctaacagtgttcagtgatccgggccggtgtgaaaaacaatggctgccaccaccagtgaaactcaaagagatggttacaacgcaaagcctcctatgttcgatggtcaaaggttcgaatattggaaagatagactggaaagtttctttctgggtttcgatgcagatctctgggatattattgtggatggctatgagcgtccagttgatgcagatggcaagaagatcccaaggtcagagatgactgcagatcaaaagaagctgtactcacaacatcacaaagcaagagcaattcttctaagtgctatttcctatgaggagtaccagaagattacagatcgtgagtttgctaaaggcatttttgattctctgaagatgtctcatgaaggaaacaagaaagtcaaagaatcaaaggcattgtctttgatccaaaagtatgaatccttcatcatggagccaaatgagtccattgaagaaatgttctccagatttcaattgcttgtagctggcatacgacctctcaacaagagctacacaacaaaagatcatgtcataagggtcatcaggtgtcttcctgaaagttggatgcctttggtgacttcaatagagctcacgagagacattgagaatatgagtttagaagaactcatcagcattttgaaatgccatgagctgaagcgctcagagatgcaagatctgaggaaaaagtccatagccttgaaatccaaatctgaaaaggctaaggttgagaagtcaaaggctcttcaagctgaagaagaagaatctgaagaagcatcagaagattctgatgaagatgagctgactctgatctccaagagactcaaccgcatctggaagcacaggcagagcaagttcaaaggctctggaaaggcaaaaggaaagtatgagtcctcaggccagaagaagtcttcaatcaaggaagtcacatgttttgagtgcaaagaatctgggcactacaaaagtgattgtccaaagttgaagaaagacaagaagccaaagaagcacttcaagacgaagaagagtctgatggtgacattcgatgaatcagagtcagaggacgttgactctgatggtgaagtc
This portion of the Lotus japonicus ecotype B-129 chromosome 3, LjGifu_v1.2 genome encodes:
- the LOC130743606 gene encoding uncharacterized protein LOC130743606, giving the protein MPPRQDPTNAQLAQAMAQLAQVMTQQAATAAAQATAQLQREAEENTRRAEEDARRAQRAERELAQDRIRMRTDFNRHGPPNFQGEVEPEKADLWIQEMEKIFEALHTPDVEKVNLATFMLKGDAEYWWRSAKQLMTANNVAITWESFKRAFMEKYFPETAREDMENQFLNLRQGLMTVGEYAARLETLSKHFRFFQVRVDEAYLCNRFMRGLRNDIEESVRPLGIRVFQQLVEKAREVESMKNRQRGKYDSGGPIRSGQRPTGRFEGQRQAGRFDRGKAPMRKPYQRPTDRVPFAGRNVVRAPKDDVVCYKCNQKGHYSNECGKEYVCWKCQKPGHVERDCPDAAKAEPVLNAARGKRPSAPGRVFAMSGEQAAVTDDLI
- the LOC130743607 gene encoding uncharacterized protein LOC130743607, yielding MVLFDSGATHSFIAEECVKKLGLLTADLPFDLVVTTPAADRLVTRTACLQCPLIYEDRKFFANLVCLGLKELDVILGMDWLAQYHVLLDCANKAVVFPDSGVTDYLNSYNLGKGSPAFVNSIVAEAKNDGDVRNILVV